From Solea solea chromosome 20, fSolSol10.1, whole genome shotgun sequence, one genomic window encodes:
- the nfyc gene encoding nuclear transcription factor Y subunit gamma isoform X2 — protein sequence MSTDTFGAAGSDAQQTLQSFWPRVMEEIRNLTMDFRVQELPLARIKKIMKLDEDVKMISAEAPVLFARAAQIFITELTLRAWIHTEDNKRRTLQRNDIAMAITKFDQFDFLIDIVPRDDLKPPKRQEEMRQSVAPAEPVQYYFTLAQQPGAVQVQGAQGQQPGAQTATTIQPGQIIIAQPQQGQMLQGATMQQLQQVQLQSQGTPITSAPVTMQVGEGQQVQIVQAAQGQAQTAQGQTMQVMQQIITNTGEIQQIPVQLNTGQLQYIRLAQPVSGAQVVQGQIQTLANAQQVYTITQAEVQQGQQQFNQFTDGQQLYQIQQVTMPAGQELTQPMFIQSTNQTADIQATQVSTE from the exons ATGTCTACAGACACGTTTGGAGCTGCGGGCAGCGATGCCCAGCAAACCTTGCAGTCCTTCTGGCCTCGGGTTATGGAAGAGATCAGGAACCTGACTATg GATTTCCGTGTACAGGAGCTTCCCCTGGCTCGAATCAAGAAAATCATGAAGCTGGATGAGGATGTCAAA ATGATTAGTGCAGAGGCTCCAGTCTTGTTTGCCAGGGCAGCTCAGATCTTCATCACAGAGCTCACCCTCAGAGCATGGATTCACACCGAGGACAACAAGAGACGCACGCTGCAG aggaacGACATTGCCATGGCAATAACAAAGTTTGACCAGTTTGACTTCCTGATTGACATCGTGCCTCGGGATGACCTGAAGCCCCCAAAACGACAG GAGGAGATGCGTCAGTCAGTAGCTCCAGCAGAACCGGTGCAGTACTACTTCACCTTGGCCCAACAGCCAGGAGCTGTACAGGTGCAGGGAGCACAAGGTCAGCAACCTGGGGCACAAACGGCTACGACCATCCAACCTGGACAGATCATCATCGCACAGCCTCAACAAGGACAG ATGCTGCAAGGTGCCACCATGCAGCAGTTGCAACAAGTGCAGTTGCAATCACAGGGCACACCCATCACG AGTGCACCAGTGACCATGCAGGTGGGTGAGGGCCAACAGGTACAGATTGTCCAGGCCGCTCAGGGTCAGGCTCAAACAGCCCAGGGCCAGACCATGCAGGTCATGCAACAGATCATCACCAACACGGGAGAGATCCAGCAAATCCCG GTGCAACTAAACACGGGCCAGCTACAGTACATCCGTCTCGCCCAGCCTGTCTCTGGAGCACAAGTGGTCCAAGGACAGATTCAGACACTTGCTAATGCCCAGCAGGTATACACG atcACACAGGCGGAGGTACAGCAAGGACAACAGCAATTCAACCAGTTTACTGACGGACAG CAGTTGTATCAGATTCAGCAGGTGACAATGCCAGCAGGACAAGAGTTGACGCAACCAATGTTCATTCAGTCCACCAACCAGACAGCTGACATACAGGCCACGCAGGTCAGCACTGAATGA
- the nfyc gene encoding nuclear transcription factor Y subunit gamma isoform X5, whose protein sequence is MSTDTFGAAGSDAQQTLQSFWPRVMEEIRNLTMDFRVQELPLARIKKIMKLDEDVKMISAEAPVLFARAAQIFITELTLRAWIHTEDNKRRTLQRNDIAMAITKFDQFDFLIDIVPRDDLKPPKRQEEMRQSVAPAEPVQYYFTLAQQPGAVQVQGAQGQQPGAQTATTIQPGQIIIAQPQQGQSAPVTMQVGEGQQVQIVQAAQGQAQTAQGQTMQVMQQIITNTGEIQQIPVQLNTGQLQYIRLAQPVSGAQVVQGQIQTLANAQQVYTITQAEVQQGQQQFNQFTDGQQLYQIQQVTMPAGQELTQPMFIQSTNQTADIQATQVSTE, encoded by the exons ATGTCTACAGACACGTTTGGAGCTGCGGGCAGCGATGCCCAGCAAACCTTGCAGTCCTTCTGGCCTCGGGTTATGGAAGAGATCAGGAACCTGACTATg GATTTCCGTGTACAGGAGCTTCCCCTGGCTCGAATCAAGAAAATCATGAAGCTGGATGAGGATGTCAAA ATGATTAGTGCAGAGGCTCCAGTCTTGTTTGCCAGGGCAGCTCAGATCTTCATCACAGAGCTCACCCTCAGAGCATGGATTCACACCGAGGACAACAAGAGACGCACGCTGCAG aggaacGACATTGCCATGGCAATAACAAAGTTTGACCAGTTTGACTTCCTGATTGACATCGTGCCTCGGGATGACCTGAAGCCCCCAAAACGACAG GAGGAGATGCGTCAGTCAGTAGCTCCAGCAGAACCGGTGCAGTACTACTTCACCTTGGCCCAACAGCCAGGAGCTGTACAGGTGCAGGGAGCACAAGGTCAGCAACCTGGGGCACAAACGGCTACGACCATCCAACCTGGACAGATCATCATCGCACAGCCTCAACAAGGACAG AGTGCACCAGTGACCATGCAGGTGGGTGAGGGCCAACAGGTACAGATTGTCCAGGCCGCTCAGGGTCAGGCTCAAACAGCCCAGGGCCAGACCATGCAGGTCATGCAACAGATCATCACCAACACGGGAGAGATCCAGCAAATCCCG GTGCAACTAAACACGGGCCAGCTACAGTACATCCGTCTCGCCCAGCCTGTCTCTGGAGCACAAGTGGTCCAAGGACAGATTCAGACACTTGCTAATGCCCAGCAGGTATACACG atcACACAGGCGGAGGTACAGCAAGGACAACAGCAATTCAACCAGTTTACTGACGGACAG CAGTTGTATCAGATTCAGCAGGTGACAATGCCAGCAGGACAAGAGTTGACGCAACCAATGTTCATTCAGTCCACCAACCAGACAGCTGACATACAGGCCACGCAGGTCAGCACTGAATGA
- the nfyc gene encoding nuclear transcription factor Y subunit gamma isoform X1 has protein sequence MSTDTFGAAGSDAQQTLQSFWPRVMEEIRNLTMKDFRVQELPLARIKKIMKLDEDVKMISAEAPVLFARAAQIFITELTLRAWIHTEDNKRRTLQRNDIAMAITKFDQFDFLIDIVPRDDLKPPKRQEEMRQSVAPAEPVQYYFTLAQQPGAVQVQGAQGQQPGAQTATTIQPGQIIIAQPQQGQMLQGATMQQLQQVQLQSQGTPITSAPVTMQVGEGQQVQIVQAAQGQAQTAQGQTMQVMQQIITNTGEIQQIPVQLNTGQLQYIRLAQPVSGAQVVQGQIQTLANAQQVYTITQAEVQQGQQQFNQFTDGQQLYQIQQVTMPAGQELTQPMFIQSTNQTADIQATQVSTE, from the exons ATGTCTACAGACACGTTTGGAGCTGCGGGCAGCGATGCCCAGCAAACCTTGCAGTCCTTCTGGCCTCGGGTTATGGAAGAGATCAGGAACCTGACTATg AAGGATTTCCGTGTACAGGAGCTTCCCCTGGCTCGAATCAAGAAAATCATGAAGCTGGATGAGGATGTCAAA ATGATTAGTGCAGAGGCTCCAGTCTTGTTTGCCAGGGCAGCTCAGATCTTCATCACAGAGCTCACCCTCAGAGCATGGATTCACACCGAGGACAACAAGAGACGCACGCTGCAG aggaacGACATTGCCATGGCAATAACAAAGTTTGACCAGTTTGACTTCCTGATTGACATCGTGCCTCGGGATGACCTGAAGCCCCCAAAACGACAG GAGGAGATGCGTCAGTCAGTAGCTCCAGCAGAACCGGTGCAGTACTACTTCACCTTGGCCCAACAGCCAGGAGCTGTACAGGTGCAGGGAGCACAAGGTCAGCAACCTGGGGCACAAACGGCTACGACCATCCAACCTGGACAGATCATCATCGCACAGCCTCAACAAGGACAG ATGCTGCAAGGTGCCACCATGCAGCAGTTGCAACAAGTGCAGTTGCAATCACAGGGCACACCCATCACG AGTGCACCAGTGACCATGCAGGTGGGTGAGGGCCAACAGGTACAGATTGTCCAGGCCGCTCAGGGTCAGGCTCAAACAGCCCAGGGCCAGACCATGCAGGTCATGCAACAGATCATCACCAACACGGGAGAGATCCAGCAAATCCCG GTGCAACTAAACACGGGCCAGCTACAGTACATCCGTCTCGCCCAGCCTGTCTCTGGAGCACAAGTGGTCCAAGGACAGATTCAGACACTTGCTAATGCCCAGCAGGTATACACG atcACACAGGCGGAGGTACAGCAAGGACAACAGCAATTCAACCAGTTTACTGACGGACAG CAGTTGTATCAGATTCAGCAGGTGACAATGCCAGCAGGACAAGAGTTGACGCAACCAATGTTCATTCAGTCCACCAACCAGACAGCTGACATACAGGCCACGCAGGTCAGCACTGAATGA
- the nfyc gene encoding nuclear transcription factor Y subunit gamma isoform X3, whose protein sequence is MSTDTFGAAGSDAQQTLQSFWPRVMEEIRNLTMKDFRVQELPLARIKKIMKLDEDVKMISAEAPVLFARAAQIFITELTLRAWIHTEDNKRRTLQRNDIAMAITKFDQFDFLIDIVPRDDLKPPKRQEEMRQSVAPAEPVQYYFTLAQQPGAVQVQGAQGQQPGAQTATTIQPGQIIIAQPQQGQMLQGATMQQLQQVQLQSQGTPITSAPVTMQVGEGQQVQIVQAAQGQAQTAQGQTMQVMQQIITNTGEIQQIPVQLNTGQLQYIRLAQPVSGAQVVQGQIQTLANAQQITQAEVQQGQQQFNQFTDGQQLYQIQQVTMPAGQELTQPMFIQSTNQTADIQATQVSTE, encoded by the exons ATGTCTACAGACACGTTTGGAGCTGCGGGCAGCGATGCCCAGCAAACCTTGCAGTCCTTCTGGCCTCGGGTTATGGAAGAGATCAGGAACCTGACTATg AAGGATTTCCGTGTACAGGAGCTTCCCCTGGCTCGAATCAAGAAAATCATGAAGCTGGATGAGGATGTCAAA ATGATTAGTGCAGAGGCTCCAGTCTTGTTTGCCAGGGCAGCTCAGATCTTCATCACAGAGCTCACCCTCAGAGCATGGATTCACACCGAGGACAACAAGAGACGCACGCTGCAG aggaacGACATTGCCATGGCAATAACAAAGTTTGACCAGTTTGACTTCCTGATTGACATCGTGCCTCGGGATGACCTGAAGCCCCCAAAACGACAG GAGGAGATGCGTCAGTCAGTAGCTCCAGCAGAACCGGTGCAGTACTACTTCACCTTGGCCCAACAGCCAGGAGCTGTACAGGTGCAGGGAGCACAAGGTCAGCAACCTGGGGCACAAACGGCTACGACCATCCAACCTGGACAGATCATCATCGCACAGCCTCAACAAGGACAG ATGCTGCAAGGTGCCACCATGCAGCAGTTGCAACAAGTGCAGTTGCAATCACAGGGCACACCCATCACG AGTGCACCAGTGACCATGCAGGTGGGTGAGGGCCAACAGGTACAGATTGTCCAGGCCGCTCAGGGTCAGGCTCAAACAGCCCAGGGCCAGACCATGCAGGTCATGCAACAGATCATCACCAACACGGGAGAGATCCAGCAAATCCCG GTGCAACTAAACACGGGCCAGCTACAGTACATCCGTCTCGCCCAGCCTGTCTCTGGAGCACAAGTGGTCCAAGGACAGATTCAGACACTTGCTAATGCCCAGCAG atcACACAGGCGGAGGTACAGCAAGGACAACAGCAATTCAACCAGTTTACTGACGGACAG CAGTTGTATCAGATTCAGCAGGTGACAATGCCAGCAGGACAAGAGTTGACGCAACCAATGTTCATTCAGTCCACCAACCAGACAGCTGACATACAGGCCACGCAGGTCAGCACTGAATGA
- the nfyc gene encoding nuclear transcription factor Y subunit gamma isoform X6, with protein sequence MSTDTFGAAGSDAQQTLQSFWPRVMEEIRNLTMKDFRVQELPLARIKKIMKLDEDVKMISAEAPVLFARAAQIFITELTLRAWIHTEDNKRRTLQRNDIAMAITKFDQFDFLIDIVPRDDLKPPKRQEEMRQSVAPAEPVQYYFTLAQQPGAVQVQGAQGQQPGAQTATTIQPGQIIIAQPQQGQSAPVTMQVGEGQQVQIVQAAQGQAQTAQGQTMQVMQQIITNTGEIQQIPVQLNTGQLQYIRLAQPVSGAQVVQGQIQTLANAQQITQAEVQQGQQQFNQFTDGQQLYQIQQVTMPAGQELTQPMFIQSTNQTADIQATQVSTE encoded by the exons ATGTCTACAGACACGTTTGGAGCTGCGGGCAGCGATGCCCAGCAAACCTTGCAGTCCTTCTGGCCTCGGGTTATGGAAGAGATCAGGAACCTGACTATg AAGGATTTCCGTGTACAGGAGCTTCCCCTGGCTCGAATCAAGAAAATCATGAAGCTGGATGAGGATGTCAAA ATGATTAGTGCAGAGGCTCCAGTCTTGTTTGCCAGGGCAGCTCAGATCTTCATCACAGAGCTCACCCTCAGAGCATGGATTCACACCGAGGACAACAAGAGACGCACGCTGCAG aggaacGACATTGCCATGGCAATAACAAAGTTTGACCAGTTTGACTTCCTGATTGACATCGTGCCTCGGGATGACCTGAAGCCCCCAAAACGACAG GAGGAGATGCGTCAGTCAGTAGCTCCAGCAGAACCGGTGCAGTACTACTTCACCTTGGCCCAACAGCCAGGAGCTGTACAGGTGCAGGGAGCACAAGGTCAGCAACCTGGGGCACAAACGGCTACGACCATCCAACCTGGACAGATCATCATCGCACAGCCTCAACAAGGACAG AGTGCACCAGTGACCATGCAGGTGGGTGAGGGCCAACAGGTACAGATTGTCCAGGCCGCTCAGGGTCAGGCTCAAACAGCCCAGGGCCAGACCATGCAGGTCATGCAACAGATCATCACCAACACGGGAGAGATCCAGCAAATCCCG GTGCAACTAAACACGGGCCAGCTACAGTACATCCGTCTCGCCCAGCCTGTCTCTGGAGCACAAGTGGTCCAAGGACAGATTCAGACACTTGCTAATGCCCAGCAG atcACACAGGCGGAGGTACAGCAAGGACAACAGCAATTCAACCAGTTTACTGACGGACAG CAGTTGTATCAGATTCAGCAGGTGACAATGCCAGCAGGACAAGAGTTGACGCAACCAATGTTCATTCAGTCCACCAACCAGACAGCTGACATACAGGCCACGCAGGTCAGCACTGAATGA
- the nfyc gene encoding nuclear transcription factor Y subunit gamma isoform X4, which translates to MSTDTFGAAGSDAQQTLQSFWPRVMEEIRNLTMDFRVQELPLARIKKIMKLDEDVKMISAEAPVLFARAAQIFITELTLRAWIHTEDNKRRTLQRNDIAMAITKFDQFDFLIDIVPRDDLKPPKRQEEMRQSVAPAEPVQYYFTLAQQPGAVQVQGAQGQQPGAQTATTIQPGQIIIAQPQQGQMLQGATMQQLQQVQLQSQGTPITSAPVTMQVGEGQQVQIVQAAQGQAQTAQGQTMQVMQQIITNTGEIQQIPVQLNTGQLQYIRLAQPVSGAQVVQGQIQTLANAQQITQAEVQQGQQQFNQFTDGQQLYQIQQVTMPAGQELTQPMFIQSTNQTADIQATQVSTE; encoded by the exons ATGTCTACAGACACGTTTGGAGCTGCGGGCAGCGATGCCCAGCAAACCTTGCAGTCCTTCTGGCCTCGGGTTATGGAAGAGATCAGGAACCTGACTATg GATTTCCGTGTACAGGAGCTTCCCCTGGCTCGAATCAAGAAAATCATGAAGCTGGATGAGGATGTCAAA ATGATTAGTGCAGAGGCTCCAGTCTTGTTTGCCAGGGCAGCTCAGATCTTCATCACAGAGCTCACCCTCAGAGCATGGATTCACACCGAGGACAACAAGAGACGCACGCTGCAG aggaacGACATTGCCATGGCAATAACAAAGTTTGACCAGTTTGACTTCCTGATTGACATCGTGCCTCGGGATGACCTGAAGCCCCCAAAACGACAG GAGGAGATGCGTCAGTCAGTAGCTCCAGCAGAACCGGTGCAGTACTACTTCACCTTGGCCCAACAGCCAGGAGCTGTACAGGTGCAGGGAGCACAAGGTCAGCAACCTGGGGCACAAACGGCTACGACCATCCAACCTGGACAGATCATCATCGCACAGCCTCAACAAGGACAG ATGCTGCAAGGTGCCACCATGCAGCAGTTGCAACAAGTGCAGTTGCAATCACAGGGCACACCCATCACG AGTGCACCAGTGACCATGCAGGTGGGTGAGGGCCAACAGGTACAGATTGTCCAGGCCGCTCAGGGTCAGGCTCAAACAGCCCAGGGCCAGACCATGCAGGTCATGCAACAGATCATCACCAACACGGGAGAGATCCAGCAAATCCCG GTGCAACTAAACACGGGCCAGCTACAGTACATCCGTCTCGCCCAGCCTGTCTCTGGAGCACAAGTGGTCCAAGGACAGATTCAGACACTTGCTAATGCCCAGCAG atcACACAGGCGGAGGTACAGCAAGGACAACAGCAATTCAACCAGTTTACTGACGGACAG CAGTTGTATCAGATTCAGCAGGTGACAATGCCAGCAGGACAAGAGTTGACGCAACCAATGTTCATTCAGTCCACCAACCAGACAGCTGACATACAGGCCACGCAGGTCAGCACTGAATGA